A genome region from Corvus hawaiiensis isolate bCorHaw1 chromosome 4, bCorHaw1.pri.cur, whole genome shotgun sequence includes the following:
- the CALU gene encoding calumenin: MLFPRLLLCLSVWALCGSAKPTERKERVVREAPLSAREHDDAQSFDYDHDAFLGADEAKSFDQLTPEESKERLGKIVGKIDEDGDGFVTVEELKAWIKFAQKRWIYEDVERQWKGHDLNEDGLVSWEEYKNATYGYILDDPDPDDGFNYKQMMVRDERRFKMADKDGDLAATKEEFTAFLHPEEYDYMKDIVVQETMEDIDKNGDGFIDLEEYIGDMYSQDGDADEPEWVKTEREQFVEFRDKNRDGKMDKEETKDWILPSDYDHAEAEARHLVYESDQDKDGKLTREEIVDKSDLFVGSQATDFGEALVRHDEF, encoded by the exons ATGCTGTTCCCGcggctcctgctgtgcctgagcGTGTGGGCGCTGTGCGGCTCCGCCAAGCCCACGGAGCGCAAGGAGCGCGTGGTGCGCGAGGCCCCACTCAGCGCCCGCGAACACGACGATGCCCAGAGCTTCGACTACGACCACGACGCCTTCCTGGGCGCCGACGAGGCCAAGAGCTTCGACCAGCTCACACCGGAGGAGAGCAAGGAGCGCCTGGG GAAGATTGTAGGGAAAATAGATGAGGATGGAGACGGGTTCGTGACAGTGGAGGAGCTCAAGGCCTGGATCAAGTTTGCCCAAAAGCGCTGGATTTACGAGGACGTGGAGCGCCAGTGGAAGGGCCATGACCTCAATGAGGACGGGCTGGTTTCCTGGGAGGAGTATAAAAATGCCACCTATGGATATATCCTGG ACGATCCGGACCCTGATGACGGCTTCAACTACAAACAGATGATGGTGCGGGATGAGCGGCGCTTCAAGATGGCCGACAAGGATGGGGACCTGGCAGCCACCAAGGAGGAGTTCACGGCCTTCCTGCACCCTGAGGAGTACGACTACATGAAGGACATTGTTGTGCAG GAAACCATGGAGGACATTGACAAGAATGGCGATGGTTTCATTGACCTGGAGGAGTACATCG GTGACATGTACAGCCAGGACGGTGACGCTGATGAGCCCGAGTGGGTGAAGACAGAGCGGGAACAGTTTGTGGAATTCCGGGACAAGAACCGGGATGGGAAGATGGACAAGGAGGAGACCAAGGATTGGATCCTGCCCTCAGACTATGACCACGCCGAGGCCGAAGCCCGGCACCTCGTCTATGAGTCTGACCAGGACAAG GACGGGAAGCTGACGCGGGAGGAGATCGTGGACAAGTCGGACCTGTTCGTGGGCAGCCAGGCCACGGACTTCGGGGAGGCGCTGGTGCGGCACGACGAGTTCTAG
- the OPN1SW gene encoding short-wave-sensitive opsin 1 — MDEDEFYLFKNQSSVGPWDGPQYHIAPMWAFYLQTIFMGVVFVVGTPLNAIVLIVTVKYKKLRQPLNYILVNISFSGFLCCIFSVFTVFISSSQGYFIFGKHMCALEGFAGATGGLVTGWSLAFLAVERYIVICKPFGNFRFTSRHALLVVAATWVISISIAIPPFLGWSRYVPEGLQCSCGPDWYTVGTKYKSEYYTWFLFIFCFLVPLSLIIFSYSQLLRALRAVAAQQQESATTQKAEREVSRMVVVMVGSFCLCYVPYAALAMYMVNNRDHGLDLRLVTVPAFFSKSACVYNPIIYCFMNKQFRACIMETVCGRPMSDESEVSSSAQRTEVSSVSSSQVSPS; from the exons ATGGACGAGGACGAGTTCTACCTGTTCAAGAACCAGTCGTCGGTGGGGCCCTGGGATGGGCCCCAGTACCACATCGCGCCCATGTGGGCCTTCTACCTGCAGACCATCTTCATGGGCGTGGTGTTCGTGGTGGGCACCCCCCTGAACGCCATTGTCCTCATCGTCACCGTCAAGTACAAGAAGCTGCGGCAGCCACTCAACTACATCCTGGTGAACATCTCCTTCAGCGGCTTCTTGTGCTGCATCTTCAGCGTCTTCACTGTCTTCATCTCCAGTTCCCAGGGATACTTCATCTTCGGGAAGCACATGTGTGCCTTGGAGGGCTTTGCGGGGGCCACTGGAG GGCTGGTGACAGGGTGgtccttggccttcctggccgtCGAGCGCTACATCGTCATCTGCAAACCCTTCGGCAACTTCCGCTTCACTTCCCGCCATGCACTGCTGGTCGTGGCGGCCACCTGGGTCATCAGCATCAGCATCGCCATCCCCCCCTTCCTTGGCTGGAGCAG GTACGTCCCCGAGGGGCTGCAGTGCTCCTGCGGCCCTGACTGGTACACGGTCGGCACCAAGTACAAGAGCGAGTACTACACCTGGTTCCTCTTCATCTTCTGCTTCCTCGTCCCCCTCTCCCTCATCATCTTCTCCTACTCccagctgctcagagccctgcgGGCC GTGGCGGCGCAGCAGCAGGAGTCGGCCACGACACAGAAGGCGGAGCGGGAGGTGTCACGCATGGTCGTGGTCATGGTCgggtccttctgcctgtgctacGTCCCCTACGCGGCGCTGGCCATGTACATGGTGAACAACCGCGACCATGGCCTCGACCTGCGCCTCGTCACCGTCCCTGCCTTCTTCTCCAAGAGCGCCTGCGTCTACAACCCCATCATCTACTGCTTCATGAACAAACAG tTCCGCGCCTGCATCATGGAGACGGTGTGCGGGCGGCCCATGTCAGACGAGTCCGAGGTGTCCAGCTCGGCCCAGCGTACCGAGGTCTCCTCTGTGTCCTCCAGCCAGGTCAGCCCCAGCTGA